A DNA window from Daucus carota subsp. sativus chromosome 3, DH1 v3.0, whole genome shotgun sequence contains the following coding sequences:
- the LOC108212904 gene encoding uncharacterized protein LOC108212904 has protein sequence MCGTLCASTCRAYTLSSFGWSFVSIGAWRFRFNWRSKFNSQEFCSKDSFGLSIIFRTSELATAILIDLISQEFNENKARFHQDVIQSIHEEAGGNAASRKTCSRDGRKNRSKGSRECQGVGVQVGRKKIKTSRLILKTSVSNRRMIPLQVEPTHPTQRLLDLIRDALRYSNHNLQSLTCNVVMT, from the exons ATGTGCGGGACACTATGTGCCTCAACTTGCAGAGCTTATACTTTATCTTCGTTTG GTTGGAGTTTTGTTTCGATTGGAGCTTGGAGGTTTCGATTTAATTGGAGATCTAAGTTCAACTCCCAAG AATTTTGCTCTAAAGATAGTTTTGGTCTATCCATTATTTTCCGCACTTCTGAACTAGCAACTGCAATACTGATAGACTTGATATCGCAAGAGTTCAACGAGAACAAAGCGCGATTTCATCAAGACGTTATTCAGTCGATTCATGAAGAAGCAG GTGGAAATGCTGCGAGTAGAAAAACTTGCTCAAGAGATGGAAGAAAAAATAGATCCAAAGGTTCGAGAGAATGTCAAGGCGTTGGTGTCCAAGTTGGTAGGAAAAAAATCAAGACTTCAAGATTGATATTGAAGACCTCAGTGTCGAACCGACGTATGATTCCTCTGCAAGTGGAGCCAACACATCCAACACAGAGATTACTTGATCTGATCCGTGATGCACTTAGATACTCTAACCATAATTTGCAAAGTTTAACTTGTAATGTAGTTatgacttaa